The nucleotide window gagagaaagaaaggagggAAAATTTATAGTGAaagctttttggtttttgcgTTTTGGGTCTTTGAGAAAGGTGGAGTTTAGTTTTCTGTGGAAAGAGAGAAATGTGCACTGCTGGATGATTTGAGTCACTTTGTTTGCAAAACAAAGAGATGGAAAATTCTGGTGGTTACTCTTAGTCACAACTCACAGAGCACAGGTTGTATGCAGTGCATGTGGCACCAAGAATAGATTGGATGACCTAAACTCCAATCCCACATGATTCATTTTTGTGTGGAAGATACTTAAATTGTCAGGACTCTGCAGCCACCCCTCAGATTCTGTAGTAGATGGTATTTTCATCCTTACTAACCCATTTTGTCTTAGCCAATCATCTggtattaaaatttcaagatAGCTaaagtttcaccatgtttTATTTCTCTAGTTTTGGTGAAGTTGTTGGAATTGGGCAATTAGGAGAATGAGGTTGTTTCAGTAACTCAACAGTGATGTCATAGAGAATCATGATGGTCTTGTAAacaattgattttgagagaaGGGAtgacagaaaaaaagaagattttttatttattttaaaattttaaaattttgggtgTCTGAGAGTATCCAAAATAGTGGTGAGTAAATTTGGAGTGTAAAGCCACTTTTACATCCCATTTACACCTTTAGGGAATGTAAATGTGGTTTATGCTCCAATAGGAGGAAGGTAAATCAAAAGATGTATAttcgtttttttttgtttttttgttaatcAAATGCAATTAAATCTAGGCCtttgattttcaaaaagaaacacTTTGGACCACTTATTTGGTGACCGTTGGAGGCTGTATTCAGCCAATTTGCACTTTGTCTTCCATATGGCCAGTCACTTTGCTTTTTCTAATGAGTATCCTTCTACTTGTGCTTAAATGGAGAGTGGAATCACCTTTTCAGCtgctcttctctctcctctctcctcatttctttcttgtggGGTGAGCAAAATGGGTGTAAAAATAGATGTAAATTAGCATCTTTTTATACACATATGGTGACCAATGTAAATGTATAAGCCTTTACATCCTCTTATTGCAGCAACTTCCAGTGACAATAGGTGTAAATTTAGCATACATCCATCTTTACACACTACTATTATGGATGCTCTGAGACAACTCAAAAACGATTCACATTCAAGCATAGCGTGTAAGAAGCCTACAAGATGAAGACAGAATGTATTCATTCAAACATATTGATCAAGGAAGTTTGGCTTAGATTTCATCGATTTGGGGCTTGGATTAAGATTGTCAACCCAATAATGTCGATATATTATGTCTTCATCTTTttagtattattataattatgtgCCTTTTGGTGGAGACATGCACACATGATTGCAGCTATATGCATTATTGAATATTTAATACGACTCTTTATCCATTGATGAATGAATAGAACCGTTcttcatgaatattcaattcaCCGGACCTATAGTTAAGGAAGTGTGATACTCTAACATAATTGTCAACTCCTAAGAGCTTTTTGAAGAAGGGGTTATCACTTTTCGATGCCTCGCCCTAACGAGAAAAACTTGCCTACGCTATAAAACGAATTGACAGTGTCTCACATTTACTATATCACGTGAGTGGCACATGGCTAAAGTAGCCATGTTATTAAAGTGATCCCTCATTTCCACTTCACTTTGGTTTGAATTTATGATACATCTCTTTGTCACAAATGTTTAGACTTTTGCAGACAAACAGCTTAATGTTACCGACTCCGATAACACTTTTAACTAGTAATGCAATCacatttttgtatattttattttatcaagttTCTGATATGGTATTTTTACAATCTTTAACATGTTCCTCACGTGTGACAACCACATAGTAAGCCACATTTAGGTGGGTCAAAGTCCAAAAATAGAAGCATTGGGACGACCCTAGCACGCTAGCAGCATCATTGGCCAATAGGCCTACAACAGAGAAAGGGGAAGACTCTAAAACATGATGACCCAAACTAGAGTTTTAGCCTATGTGAGACTAAACAAAGAATGAGCGTGATAATCTTACCCTTAATCAATGAAACATCGTGATAGAGTCCAATTCCACTTTAATTCTTGGAATACCTTCATTCCAAGCAAGGATTAAAGCCCTAAAAACACCTCACAACTCTGCTTCAAGGATTATGACACGCCCTTAATTAACAAACCACACTTTAATATGTAATAGGAACCTCAAGCCCACTTGGCTAAGACAGACATACAACCAGTCCCCAGAAGAAGTGAAATATATGCTCCTAATTGAATCCCCAAATTGCTTTGCAGTCTAGGGTTCATGAAATCAGCTGCCAGTAGGTCAACAAGAGCCATGTAAATCAAAATCCCAGCTGCAGCAGCATTGAAAGTCCCTTCAACAATTAGAGCAGTGGGACTGCTCTCATTGTAAACGGTTGATATGCCAATGCCAATTGCAATCCCTACTGGGGTTGTGAGGGAGAAAAATGCAGCCATGATAGCTGCAGACCGAGACTTGAATTTAGCCTGCAAAGCAGTTGAGAAGGAGCTTAATGATTGTAAGTGAGATCATGATAGTGTAGATATAGATCAGAATGCAATTGTGACAAATAGAGAAATCCTTTTAGATCAAGAGAATGTACTGTACATAACAAGTCAAAAGagaatttccttttaaaacACCGACTTCCTACTTCGTCCTTACTAGAGGCTGCAGAGTCAAACCTGGGAGATGCAGCCACCAAGTCCCACGCCCTCAAAGAATTGATGGAAAGACAGAGCCACCATGAGAGGCTTTATTGTTTCAGGGCTTTGGGAAGCACCCAATGATATTCCAATTATAACTGAGTGAACTAGGATCCCCAGCTCCAAGACCTACAAGATGACCATGTAAGCTAAAATTTCagagaacaaaataaatagtaatgaGATGCTTGCTTTTCTCAGTAAAGTTCCTTACTTGCGAAATGACACGGTTCCTGATTAATTCTGATGACATCAATTCTTCAGAGCCATGAGCATGACTCTGTGTGGCATGTGTGTGGCCATGTACATGATCTGCTGCATGACCATGTACACGATCACCCGTCTCCAATTCATGAACTTGGTTGGACTTTATGTTGGACCTCTGATAGTAACCGGTTGCCAATGAATCAACCATCAGTGTTCCAATGGCAGATAGCATGGCAACAAAACCAGTGAAGGGAAATTTTCCCCATGGATTTTCTTTAAGACATGGTGAGGTCAAGTTGTCAAATGCATCTGGTAGTATGTGAATGAACGCAGTTGCTAGAATGACGCCGGCTGCGAAGGCCTTGATCATGAAGAAGATGTCGTTTTCGGGTCTTAGAGTTGGGATTTTCTTGCCTAGCAATGGCAGACTGACCCCAACAGCACCAGCAACAAGGATGGAAGCTATGGAACCTAGTTTGTACTTGAGTGCAGCTTCTTTGTTGTGCTCTGTGTCCTCGGATTCACATGTACAGTCTCCAAATACCATagtgggaaaaagaaaaattaagatgGATATTATCCTTAACATGTTGAAAGAGGGAGCTAATTGAAAAGTGAACATGGTTTGAGATGTGGCAAAGGGTGAGGGAAAGAAAGGAGGGATATAGAGCTTTTTGGGCCTTTTGAGAAGTGTAGCTTAGTCTTataaggaaagagagaaatgtGCACTGCTAGATGATTTGAGACACTTTGTTAGCAGAACAAAGAGATGCGAAAATAACTCTTAGTCAAAACTTATAAAGGACAGGTTGTATGCAGTGCATGTGACACTAAGAATAGGCTGGATGGTCCAAACTCCAAAATCTGACATGGTTCATTTTTTTGTGGAAAAGTTTTAAATTGTCAGGATTCTGCAGGCACCCCCCAGATTCTGTCTAAATGGATAGTAATAGAGATGACGCTAAACCTGCACAAAATCAGCCACTCCAATCACTGTGATTTACTTTCCCTTTATTATGATATTGTAATTCCATGTAATTATAGGTAATTGTAACCAAATAGAAATGTACTTGAAGACCAAGTACCCACCACTTTTAAACCTAAGTGAATATCTGACAGATAGTGAATGATATTTTCATCCTTACTAGCCCATTTTGTCTTacattttttctgtttctgctAATGATCTGGTATTTCATTTCAAGGTAGCTAAAGTTTTACCATGTTTTATTTCTCCAAAGTTGGGTGGAGTTTTGGGAATTGGGCAGGCTGTTTGAGTAATTCAACATTGAGGTCATAGAGATGGATATGAGGATCatataaaaatttgattttgagagaAGGGatcacaagaaaaaaaagggtttgaaATTTGGGTGTCTGAGACAGTAAAGAAAAAGACTTGTATCATATTCAAGCATGTAGAAGCCTAGGAAGTGAAGACAGAATGTTGTCATCCAAACACATTGATCAAGGAAGTTTGGCTTAGATTTCATCGATTTGGGGCATGGATTAAGATGGTCAACCCAATAATGTCGATATTATGTCTTCATCTTTTAGTATACTTTCCATGTCCTTTTTAGTGATTAATTAACTGGGTTTTGGTACAGACATGCATACATCTTGCAGCTATATgcaatattttaatatgactcTTTATCCATTGACGACCTAAGAAACGAGAAAAACTTATTTATATCAAGGATGTCGTTATAGTGCTATTTTAAGTAAATCACTAATTGTCGTATATTTTAACTTTCTGACATGATAATAACTTAATAAGTGATCAGTTTGAGATATCGTCACGTGACATCTCCGTTATATTTCAATAGAAGCCTTCTTCATGACTATTCAATTCAATAAACCTAGAGAGAATAGGCAACTACTACTAAAAGCTTTCTGAAGAATgggttttcacttttcaatgCTTAGAGAGACtaggaaagaagagaaaagagcaACTGCTGAAGTAAATCTTCATTTTGGGATGCTGGATACAATATTTCGTATGTGAGCCTATAGCCTACACTCAGTTACAAAACATCAGTACATCCAGCTCTTaacaaaatttcttttgatttcgattttttctttctattgtcTCGTTTCTTTAAAACTAAAcagaataaataattaaaaaacaattatttcaaccaaaaaaaaacatagaaaagaaaaagaaagtcagCCAGCCACCTATGTCAAGAAGGCTGGGGCCTCCAAGATGGAAGCTGAGCTAGCCGCATGGATTGACACGCCCATCTCGGCAGAccatttcatattaaaaaaactaaaaaaaacattttataTATTCTAAGCCTTATGAACaccacaaaataatatttttttgttggtctctcaaaagaaaaaaatatttttcttgttggaGATTTTGTGAAAAGTTTAGCAGTTGACTTGATTGGTGGGCAAAAAAATTGTCCGCAATGTTAAATCCGAACAAACCAAATCAATccgaattttttatttatcttattttaaataactataatttttgttgaacTGAACCAAATCGTAATAAGTTTAGACAATTCAACTTATCTGAAGCTAAGCTAAACCGCTTATATAATTTCTTCTTAACTTGGGATTTTCTTGTTGGTTATTATCATCTACTATTAGTTTCGTAACATGCATCAatcttttgaatttgatgttatCTTTCTCCCCAAATTTCTctatcttaaaaaaaaaaaaaaagtcactaTATGGAATGTCTTGGTTTTGTTACCTAAACAGAACCAACATGAACCGTTATGTAACATTGGTTTGGACGCACCTTGAGAtttaaaccaaaccaaatttacaaacaacccAAGGGACTTGTATCTGAAGTTGATAAGAACATTTATCCATGTATCTAAGTTTTAGGTTCgatttcctctctctcccaatatcacttatataaaCAAGGCTTATTTACTGTTTCATCCCTTAAAATGGACTCTCGGTCTTACTTTACCCCgttaaactaaaattttctcaCTTAACCTCTTGAATCTCTAAAAATTActgaaattttctcactttaccaTTTTCGTCCATTTCCATTCACAAAACCATTAAGTGTCTTGACAGAAATAGACGGAAGtggtaaagtgagaaaatttaaGCAATTTTTAGAGATTCAAGGGGTtaagtgagaaaatttcagtttCAGGGGGTGAAACATATAATAAGCCTATAAACAAAAATGcttaatttctattttactCCTAGAATGGATGTTCGGTCTCATTTTAAcccttgaaattgaaatttgatcACTTAACCCCCATAATCTCTAAAAATTGCtaaaattttctcactttatcACTTTCGTTCTATCCACAAAATTATTAAGTGTGCTGATGTGACATGaatattttagtaattttagccattaaaaactttaaaatccaaattaaatataacaaacatattatatatatttatatatatatttaaaatattagggttaACAAAccccttttttcctttcttccccTCCACGGGaggggagagaagagagagtagCTGGTAAGTTGAGTGTGTTGAGTAATTCTAGGAAGGGTTGGGTCAGGGaggggagagaagagagagtgggagttatagagagagagatgcaaaGATAGAAAATAGAGGAGCTAAAATTACTACAATGCACATGCCACATCAGCACACTTAACGGTCTTGTAGACGAAAGtggtaaaataagaaaatttcagTAATTTTTAGAGATTCTGGAGATTGAGtgagaaaatttcagttttaaaGAGTAAAGTGAGATCAAGCAATCGTTCCAAGGGGTAAAACAGTAATAAAGCCAACAAAAAATCTACGATCCATGTAGACTGATCAATCATGGAGTCGTTTGGTATGGCGGACTGTCATAGACTGGATTAAACCTTGGGACTATCTTGGATTggcctaagctggattaagtactgtCCTACGTTTGGTTCTGcgtcggactaagaagctgaattgtaaaaatagtaaagacctatgtttggtgttgtgtggtcggactaaaaaataattattgtaatatttaaatttaaaacaataattaaaaaaacaacaaaaattctgaatttttttaaaaggctaaaattatcttaaacaaaaaaaaccatcaAATCCAGACCTAACTCAACCTCCCcattctttttatcttttttgtttgtttgtttttattttattttaagataATTAGTTTCATTGCATTGTTGGAAATAggatggggaaaaaaaaaacagaggttTTGCCTCCTATGggatcaaatcatcaatgcaGTGATACCTGCTACGATCCCCCTCCCCCACTATCTTCTCTTGCTCCCTGTGATTAATAGATTCATTCTTGCTTCTTCACCTTTGGTGCCTTTGCAAACAGAAGAAGAACGATCAGAGCTCGCATCAACCAAccccaattctctctctctctatctatctatctctctctctctctctctctctctctctctctctctctctctctctctctctctctcccccattGCAACCCACCTCCACATCCCTTTTTTCCCCAGTTCTCCTTCTCCCCTtttgactaattttttttaaaaattcaatcgGGAAAGCTTCAAACAGAGGCTTCAGCAAAGGTGCTCTCCCAGGAACGCCGCACATCCTCTTCGATCTTGACAAGCTAGTgatttgggtttgtttggttGCAGAAATTAGGTAACCCCATGAGGAATCGGAGCAGATAGAAAGGGCTCTCTGGGTCAACTGATTGGGCCTTCAATTGGCTATTGTTGTTGGTGTCGATACGGTTAGTGGTGGTGACAGTGAGGTTGGGCGATGACAGTGCGAAGATTTAGTTCTGCGATGGTTTAGTTCGGACTCGCGAATTCAATATAGCGTGGGTATTATATTGCGAGCCGCTTTTCGAGCTCGCTAAATTAGAGGAGCGAGTGAGGGGGATTATTCATTGCTAATGAGAAGCTATTATCAGCAAAGAATGAGTGAGCCCACTTTTCAGAAGCTCTTTGTAATGGGGTTACTAGCCCAAATTACAAGTTAAAAAGGCTGAGAATTTTCTGAGTTGGGCCTCCAAAGTTTTTTGGACCTTCACATTACACACAGTCGAGCGCGCACGCACGCACACACATTCATACAGTACAGCTTCAGTGACAGTGACAGAGTGTCGGCGACAGAATTATTTCATAACACTATCTGGGTAACTCGTCTCTGCTTCTATACCATTACTCACTGAAGCTCTCCCTGTTTTTGTGATTAAAGTGAGGTAAAGTTCTCTGCTTGATCCGcctcttttttatattctgtAATATATTTGAAGATCTGTGAAATTCAACTACATTCAAGTTTGAATTTGCATTCACATTTCGTTTTATGGTCCGTTTGGATACCCGGAAAAAAATTGCGGGAAAATAGATTACCTCCGAATCTTTCACAGAGTATCAGCATCTGAATTATCAACCGCaagaaaaacttttttttaaattccttGAGATCTTGGCTGCTGCTTTGATTaaatcaacaatttttttagtaCGTGTTATGTTTGAATGATTATATGTAGTCTCATTTGTATTTCAGCGAAGTGGCAAAGATGGATGCATCAACAGTGTTATATAACCAGCTCAAGGTTTTACTTTGTTGGGGTCTTTTAAGTTCCTGTGTTAAAGGGTATATGCATTTGGATGCTTTATGGTTCCATTGGGTACTTTAATCTTTGATTAAT belongs to Prunus persica cultivar Lovell chromosome G4, Prunus_persica_NCBIv2, whole genome shotgun sequence and includes:
- the LOC18780316 gene encoding zinc transporter 1, which translates into the protein MFTFQLAPSFNMLRIISILIFLFPTMVFGDCTCESEDTEHNKEAALKYKLGSIASILVAGAVGVSLPLLGKKIPTLRPENDIFFMIKAFAAGVILATAFIHILPDAFDNLTSPCLKENPWGKFPFTGFVAMLSAIGTLMVDSLATGYYQRSNIKSNQVHELETGDRVHGHAADHVHGHTHATQSHAHGSEELMSSELIRNRVISQVLELGILVHSVIIGISLGASQSPETIKPLMVALSFHQFFEGVGLGGCISQAKFKSRSAAIMAAFFSLTTPVGIAIGIGISTVYNESSPTALIVEGTFNAAAAGILIYMALVDLLAADFMNPRLQSNLGIQLGAYISLLLGTGCMSVLAKWA